A segment of the Capricornis sumatraensis isolate serow.1 chromosome 8, serow.2, whole genome shotgun sequence genome:
ACTACCAGGACTGTTTCTGGAAGGATCCAGGTCCACAGGTGGGGGCCAGCTCCCAGGCTGGAGCGCTGTCCAGCGGGCGCCCCCATCGAGTCTGCCCTCGGTGGGCAGGGGCAGCCCCACTACAGCTCCATCTCTGAGGCCTGGCTCCTCCGAGCCTGGTTTACCACAGAATATTTTTAGCTGACGGTTCCTGCTCACAGCTGAGCGTTCatgcttaaatattttattaagctcCTTTTTATCGCGCACAGGCTGTGTCCCTTAGACGCGGAAATGCAGTGCAGTGTGTGTCCCCAGGCCCCCGCTTGTCCCTCCCGCTCCCCGTCTCCCTGGCCAGTGCTGCTCACCAGGCCCCCACCCCGGGCATTCACACCCAAggcccctccccccgccctgAGTCTCCACCGGTGACTCCTGGGAGCCCCGGCTGTGCCCCTGAGCCGCCTCTCTGACCCTCGCCCTCTGCTTCCCTGTCCGGGCCTGTGGGCTCACGTGCATCTCGTTGCATCTggtcccagcgtttctcatcagcTCACTGCTCCTTCCTCTCCCACTTGACAGGGAGGGAGGGCGGGGCACCCCGAGGCCTTCCCTGTCGCTGGGTGTTAGGGACCCCCTCGGCCTGCCTCCCCTGCCTGGCTCCGTCCTGCAGCGCCCTTGCCGCTCGTCTGTGTGTTTCCTCCTCAGTCTGTCCCCTCGCCCCGCAGGCTGGGGCCCCTGCTTGAGCGGGGCCTCTGTTGTAGCTGCTCTGTCCCCAGTGCCTGGTGTGAGGTGGGCACACGCGCTACGGACTGAACGAGTGAACAAATGCATCTGAAAGGCAAGGGGGCTGGTCAAGCAGGCGGGTGGCAGGTCTGGCCCCTCCGTGCCCCGCTGACTCCGCGTCGGCCCTGAGAGTGGGGCCCCGAGCCTGGGGCTGGCGGGGCCCATGCTCCCCACCCTTCGTCCTGCCCTCTTCCCCTGCCAGCTCCTCTCAGGGAGGAGGAAACCGTGACTGTGGCCCTTAGAGCCGGTGGGGTGCCCCTCGGTTTGCTGGCAGAAATGAAGCAGAACTTCTCAAACCAGAGTTGGGGGTCACCTGTGCGTGACTCTTAGAGCCCTGCCGGCCCATGCTGGTCCAGCCTGGGGCCACGGGGGTGCCATGTCTCGACTCCAGCTTCAGACCTTGGCCTGACTGGGCCACCTCTGCCCGCAGGTGTTCCGGAGCGGGGAGGGCATGGGCATCCGCCTGGACAACGCCTCTGCCTTCCAAGGCGCCGTCGTCTCCCCCCACTACGACTCCCTGCTGGTCAAGGTCATCGCCCACGGCAAGGACCACCCCACGGCTGCCACCAAGATGAGCAGAGCCCTGGCCGAGTTCCGAGTCCGAGGCGTGAAGGTGAGAGGCTGCAGCCCCGAGATGCCCCTGGCCTCTGGGTCATCTCTGTCACCTGTGTCCATAGCCAGAGGTGAAGTCATTGCCGCAGGCTGTCTTGTGTCCGAGGCCAGTGCTTCTGTGTACCCGTGGGCCTGCCCTGGGCGCATGCCACTTTAGACCTGCTGCAGGGCCAGGGGCAGGGGACCACACTAGTGGCCCAGCCCACGGTGGGGGAGCTGCCCCCGAGTCCCTACACCGCACACGGCACTCCGCAGCCCCCCGCCTTCTCAGTGCCTCCCGCCCTGCTGGGTCCAGGCTGGGCGCCGGGTCTGGGCCACGTGGGCAGCGCTGTCCTCGCTCAGCCCTGCTCCATCCCCATCACCTTCTCAAAAAGCAGGCGGGACGGAGGAGCCCGCGGGGCAGTGGCCGCTCTCCGCTCTCAGCCCACCTCACAggacagggctgtcccccgtgctgGGGGTATCTGCGCTTCCGTGAAGAGCCTCAGGGCACCCGGTCAGGGGCCGTTTCCTGCACACATGGCCGGGATGTGGCATGGTGGCAGGCCATGTCCGGGGCTGCTCCGGGCTGGGTGACTGGTGAGCAGGGGGCCCGGTCACCCCACCTCTCGCCTGCCCACCCCTGTGCTCTTGTCCTGCTGGTGACCCTGGGCCATAGTACTGTCCACCCGTCCGACAGGCTGGGGGTTCCCAAGCTCCCACTGCCTTCGTTCCAGAAGGTGGAGGAGGGAGCCAGGGCCACAGGTGGGAGGCCGGCAGCAAGCTGGGCCCCAGTGCCCCCCGGTGTGTGCCCAGACCGGGCATCGGCCCCACCGCCCTCCGCGCTGCCCTGGCACGGCTCACACTCTCCTGCTCCTCTTGGCTGAACCCCTTGTTTCACTTTATTTAAACCAGGATCTCTCTTGGGCCACATCCAGGTATGTGTTCCGGGGCTGGGTGGGCAGGCACATGTGTGTGTCAACGCCACGCACATGTGTGTGAGCTCAGCCGGCACACGCGTACACGCGCACCTTACCACACCAGCTCTCACCAGGCTGCCATCAGAGGCACAGCAGGGCTTAGGCAGAAGGGCGCACCACCCCTCAGCACAGGTACAGCCCCACGGGCAGGGGTGCCACACCCACCTCCACAGCGGGGCCCGGGTACATGCATGTTCTCAAAATGCCTGGGTGCTCCTGGCACCACCAGAGAACCATGCGTGCCTGGGGTGTGTTTGCAGCTTCCTCCCAGCTGACACTTGGGAGCAGTGGTTgtttgaaggctggaggaggccGTCTGGGCCACGGGCTGGTGGGGACATGAGCTGGAGGGGCTGGGACAGGCCAGGGCATGCCGCCCCAAGCCTGGTTCTCGAGGTGGGAACCAGAGCCGTGGCCATGGGGGCCTGGTGCCCCCTGGTGTTTGCCCCAGGATGTCCAGCAAGAGCAAAGCCTTGAGGGGCGTCGGGAGCAGCTGAGAGCCGAGACCCCACTCGGGGCCCGCACTCCCGACGGGAGCCCTCCGGGGGTCCCAGACCAAGAGCAGGGCGGTACGGTTCTAGGCCCTTTGGTTTGACGTTACAAATCCTGAAGGCACCTTGGCCAATGGGGAAAGACGCTGTCACCAGCAGGGGTCAGTGGGGACTTTCTGAGTTACCAGCCCAGGTCCCGTTGCCCAGAAGAGCCAGGCCATCCCCCACCGACTCCCGCTGCTGCCCTGTGCGCTCTGATGTCTGTGCCAGGCGAGCGTCCTGGCCGCACACTCCAGGCAGGGGCGTCCTCTGCATATAGATGTGGGCACAGAGCCGCCTGCTCTCCAGGGCACCCAGGCTGCTGGGGCCGCCTCCACAGGGCTGGGAACCCCAGCCTGACCCCGCTTGTCTGTGCTTCCACAGGCCCCTCAGGGAGCCGGGCAGGACCAGGCCAGAGACTAGCACTGAGGTGGCcccaataattttattataaagacAGACAAGACTTCCACTTGGCAGCTGCAGCCCCCGCTCGGAGGCCGTGAGCACCTATCACAGGGGCCTGTCCCGTTTTGCCCGACTGGAGGCCAGAACCAGGGCAAGGGCCCCTGTCCTGCCAGAGGCACCGAGGGGAGGGCCGGGGGGGGGGCTCTCCAGCCGCGCTGACCCACCAGGCCAGGAGGCCGCCCGCCTGCACTCTCCGCCTCCTGGGCGGTCTCCCAGCCCTCAGACCACGCTCTCCTCCAGCCGCTCGgcactgccccccgccccccggcccccaGCCCCGAGCAGCCCCCCGTGCACAGAGTGGCTCCGTCGGGCCCAGGCCCCTCCGAGGCGCCTGGCGTAACCGTAGCACCCGCCGCTGTCCCCCAGGTCCAGGGAGCAGCTGCGCTGGGGGCGAGGTGGCGGGCTGCGTGGGGGGTGTGCCTTGGGCGTGGGGCTGGGGCCTCCGTTGGTCTGCGACTGCACGTGGCTGAGCTTGAGGGGGAGACGGCCGTTCCCGGCCCCCCGGCCCCGAACCAGCAAGGCCACAGTGAAGACCAGTAAGGCAGCCACCAGCACGCCCCCTACGGCCACAGTCAAGGTCCCGCCCAGCACGTGGGCCTGCAGGGCGTGGCATAGGGGCGTGGCTGGAAGCGTGGAGAAGTGGGCGCAGCCCAGCAGCCGGGTGGCAGTGAGGTCAGAGGGCCCAGCAGCGGGTGACAGCGCCAGCAGGCAGAGGTCGTAGTCGGCGCCCGGGACCAGGTGCTTCAGCAGGAAGCGATGGCTGGAGGCCGGGACGATCCTGCGGGCAAGGGCAGGGGTCAGAGCGCAGGCCTGGGGCCCaggcccccgccccctgcccagggCCACAAGGCCTTGAAGCTCCCTTCAcagcccacccccacacacacacgccctcAGGTCCCAGCTCTGAGAAGCCCCTTCCCCAGGCCCACAGGAGCCTGTGTGTTCACTtcagaaggcagaggaaacaagCAGGCACGTGTGGCCCTGGAGATGGTGCAGGGCAGACAGGTGTGCCCATCGACACCCAGGCCCGCCCCGGGCCTCAGAGGCTGCGGAGACTCACACAGCAGTGCCCGTGAGGCTAAGCGCCTGCCTGAACACAGACGCCAGCACTCCGGGCCCCGCCTGCCAGCCTTGCCTGGGACCTCGCGGGGCACAGACTCctaccctcccctccccctgcagccCCCACGACCCCCCAGGCAGCTCGGAAGCTGAGAAGGGGTGCATGGAAGCCCCAGGAGAGAGCAGGGGCAGCAGAGGTGGCCAGCCCTCCCCAGAGGAGGCAGAGCCGGCTCAGAGGAGGGCGGCTCCCAAGCTGGGGGCTCCGTTCTGCAGATCGCCCCCTCACCGGTAGATGAGGGTCTCGTCCTCGCTGCTGTTGTACTGGAGCTGGAACATCCACACGGGGTCTGCTGGCCGCCCCGGCCCCCAGCTCACCAGCCCTGAGGTGGCTGTCACCTCCGTCACCTGCACGGCCGGCTCCAACTCAGGCGTGCCCTCGCCCTCCGCAGCCGTGCGGGCTGAAGCCGCGATGTCCGAGGGCCCCGGGCGGCCCCCCTCGGTGCTGCCGTTCCCCCCGTGGGGCAGAGCCAGCACCCGCAGTTCAACACGGGCTGTGGCCTCGCCGGCCGGGTTGGTGGCAATACAGGTGTAGGCCCCCGCGTCCCCGGAGCCTGTCACCCCGATCTCCAGGGTCCCATTGGGAAAAGCCCGAGCCCGGGAGGAGTTGCCCACCAGCCGGTCATCGGGGCCGACCCAGTGCATGGTGGGCGCAGGGTCGCCGAGGGCCCGGCACCGCAGCGTGGCCCGCTGGCCCTCCAGCACCCAGAGGCGCTGTGTGTGGCGGGCGATGAGGGGCGGCTCACAGGAGAACTCGCCCTCGGGCACCGTCCAGAAGTAGCGGCCGGCTAGGCCGGGCGGGGAGGCGCAGGTCTCCAGGTCGTCGGGCCGTGCCAGCCGCCGCAGCCAGAGCAGCTCACAGTTGCAGTGCAGGGGGTTCCCGCTGAAGCTCAGCACCAGTGGCGCGGGTGAGGCCTCGGCGTGGCGGCCCCGGGAGAAGAGCGGGTCGGGCGCCAGCGTGGCCAGGCGGTTGGAAGTGAGGTCAAGGCGGGAGAGCTGGCTGAGCTGGGCGAAGGCGCCCGGGGGCAGCGCGTCAATGAGGTTGTGGTCCAGGTTGAGGGTGTGCAGGGCGGGCATGGCGCCGATGCCGGCCCAGGGCACCTGCCGCAGATTGTTGTAGGACAGGTCCAGGTCCTCCAAGCTGCCCAGGAAGTCGTCGAAGGCGCCTGGCGCGATGCGGCCCAGCTGGTTGCCGCTGAGGATGAGGTGCTGCAGGTTGGCAGGGCCCCGCAGGCTGCCTGCACCCAGCTCCACCAGCCTGTTGCCGTCCAGGTGCAGGGAGCGCAGGCTCTCCAGGTCCCCGAAGGCGCGGGCCCCGATGCGGGTGATGGCGTTGCGGGACAGCGTCAGGTCCACCAGCCCGGTCATGTTGCGGAAGTCTGGTGGCCCCAGGGCCTGGATGAAGTTGTCAGCCAGCCGCAGCTCCACCGTGCGCCGGTCCACGTTGGGCGGCACGAACAGCAGGCCTCGGTGGGCACACAGGGTGCTGAGCGACTCCGACAGGTTCTGGCAGATGCAGGGCAGTGGGCAGGCGGCCGCTCCActggccagcagcagcagcaggagcggcGGGGCCATGGCGAGCGCCCTGTAGGAAGGGCCACAGCCCAGGCACAGGTGGGGCTGGCACCGCTGCCCACTTGCCCCGGGGCTGATCTTGGGGGGGGGGCAGCTTCCAGAgcctggcctgggggtggggtcagGGTCAAAGGCCCAAGGGGTCCCCCAAAGCTGAGATAAGGCTGGGGCCTGCAGAGCCAGGCCCCCCGAATAAAGGTCACATTTCCCAAGccgtgagagggagcccaggcTCTGGGGACAAGGTGAGGCGTGAGCAGGAAGCGGAGGTGGCCGGGAGCGCAGGGAGGGTCCCGGAACTTCCGTCCCCTGGCGTCCCCTGGACTCGCCAGCATCCCTTCGGcgccaccccctcccccgccggCTAAGGTGCCTCCCCAAGCCCTCCTGgggcccccgcccctccctggcCGCTCCCCACACTGCCCCCCACGGCCCCCTCACCTGGTGTCCGTAGCTCAGGGGGCGCGGGCCGGCCTCCCCGTGGGCCCGGCCGGCCCTTGCCGACTCCAGGCGGCTCTCCCGCGGGGATGAGGCCCGGGGCTGACCAGCCGCGCTCCGCGCGCCTTCCGGCCCATGGCGCTCGGGCCCGCGGCCCCGGCTCACTCGGTTCCCGGCACCTTTTCCCGGAGCGAttcgcggcggcggcggcggcggcggcggcggcggcggcggcggcggcggcggcagcagcagcgacAGGCAGGCGGGTGCGCGCCAACGAGCACGCGCACCGCGGACACGCACGTGGAGAGCGGACGGGGAGGGGCGCGTGGGGATCCACCCGGGCCCAGGCCGGCTCCCGAGGTCACCCGGACACGCGGCCACTGCAGCGCCCACGGGTGGCTCCTGGTCACGCCCGAGGCCCGGGCCGGCGCGGACCCGCCGCGCAGCCCCCCGGCGCTGCCGCAGCGCACTCACCCGGGCACAGGCGCGCGCGCCCCCGGCCACCCTGGCGCCCCGGCATCCTGCACCGCACGGGCGCCTGCTGCCGCTGCGCGAACCGTCACTCTGCAGACAGGCAGACAAAGCGCCAGCTCGCGGgccccttcaccatctcccagagacgAGAGTCTTTGTCACATGTCGTTGGGCACCCTCCCCAACACACCCACACATGCCCACACTCCCACACGTCCCCGCACCCACCGGCAGGGCCGGGTGCAAACCCGCACTGTTGCTGGGACCCTCGCGTTCACAGACACACGGTGAAGGTCATAACCGTTCTGCATCACCAAGTCACGTGGAGGGTCCCCAACAGGCACGGGCCctgcggggggaggggagggctggggcgATGCCCCCCGGCCGGGCTCCAACGGGGTGGGGCGGAGAGGGCTCGGCCTCGGGCTggcgccgcgccccgcccccgctgCCGGCCCCTCCCTCCTCGTCCCAGGCTCCCCGCCCCGCCGGGCGCGCACGGGAACCAACCGGTCTCTGCCTCCGGCCCGATTGGTCTGCGCTGCGCGCTTTCCCGGCAGGCTGGCAGTGGCACGCCGTTTGAAGCTGTGCGTCGGGGGTCCTGGCCCGGCCGgtggcccctccctcccccttctgttCCTACCGGGCATTTCCCTGGAAGAGTGGCCCGGAACGAGTCGGCCCAGCTGAGTCGGGGGTCCCGCGATGTGTCGGGGCGGGGTTGAGTTCCCGGCTTTTGCCTCTGAGATCCGGGCTCGGCTGGGAGCGCTGAGCGCTCTGAAGCTGAATGCACACCCTGGTCTTTCGTCTGGGCCCAGCAGGGAAACAAGGGAAGTTACCACCTCCCCCAAGTATTTCctagccctcaggctcctcaaggaaacggtggtggtttagtcgctaagtcgtgtgcgactcttgagaccccatggactgtaccctgccaggcttccctgtccatgggatttcccaggcaagaatactggagtgggttgccgtttccttggATTTCTAATCCTGCCTGGTACACCCGGTAACCTtgggcaaattcttaaccactgagacaGTTTTCTTATTCAGGCTAAGGAGTGTTGATTGTTGGTGCTTCATGGGTtgagaggagaagagaggaggtGACTTGTGAGGGGCTCAGGCAGCTGGAAAGCATTCTTTTTGTTGCCACTCCTCGGGCCTCCGCAGCTGTTGAATTTGTAAAATGAAGGCGCTGGATCCTTGCCCAGGTCACCTCTTGCTTAGTGGCATCGGATACTCCCTCTTCTCCCTATCAAGAACGTTTTCATTCACTCTCAACGTAGAAGTTACTGGCATCCGCCACGTGCTGCTCCGCGGGGAGCTAGGATAGATCGGGAACCAGAGGGGCCTGCCTGCCCGCATGGAGCTTACTCCCCCATGGAGGATGGATTGGGTGACATCCTCCAGAAATTACAGAGGAGGAATACCCAAGGGAAGCACAGGGTGGGACGTGGAGGCCTCTTAGCATCCTTGCCACCCCTAGGATGCGCTAGGTTCTTTAGCTGGTTGAACTGGTTTTCTTGTCTCAGATTCCATGCCTTGGCCCAGCTGAAATGTCCCCATTTTAGGAGGAGCACGGACTAGTCTCAGGGACAGACAGGCAGGCTGGTTACACCCGGCAAGCATGAGGCAATGTTGGCCGGCCCCACTCTGCGGTGGCCGCCGTGGGTGCTGGTGGGGGAGGTGACGAGAGCCCTGGGGACAGGAAGAATCTTTCAGAGCAGCCTCAGGGCCCAGGGCCTGCTGGGCCTGGGTTTCCTATCGAAGGTGCGAGAGAATCGCGCATGTGCAACCCACAAAGTTGCCTTCTCTGAAGTGACAGCCAGGTCGTAGCCACACAGCCACAGGCGCACGCACACTGGAGTCGCGTCCACTAGGCCTTACAGCGTGTCCTGGGGCAGCTCCTGTAGCGCGGGCTCCCAGGCACTCCCACCCGACCCCTCCTTGGCCCCCAGGGTGGACTCAGCCCTGCTGCGGCTTCATGCTGTCACCCAGCTATTTAATAAGCAGAACAGAGGGCCCTTGTGCACAGAGCCCGTGGGCACCAGCCCCTCAGATGGCACCCCTGCCTCTAAAGTGCTCCCGGGTCTGAGAAGATTGCAGACAAGATGATAAGGCTGAGCAAGGCTTTCCCACGGCTGGTCCCATGGAGTCCTAGAAAGGGACGGCTCTGCCATGAGGGCGGGAGATGAGGACCGGGAAGGTCTTTGAGTTCAGGCCTCCAGGAGGAGCTCAGCCAGCAGGTGTGGCGGTGTGAGCACACAGGGCAAGTCTGGAGTGACCAGAGGTGGCCGTGACGGGGAAGCCCGGCCTAAGGCTGAGGGGACACGGAGTCCAGAGATGGCTGTGGTAGAGTCGTCCGGTGTGCCTATTGGCACAGCAGTGAGTGGTGAAGGTGATGAGCTCAGGTTTTGGGAACCAGGTGGGTGGTGAGGCATGCCACGGAAGGTAGGGGAGGCCTGGGGGAGACAGGCCGACTTGGGATTGGATGAGCT
Coding sequences within it:
- the LRFN4 gene encoding leucine-rich repeat and fibronectin type-III domain-containing protein 4; its protein translation is MAPPLLLLLLASGAAACPLPCICQNLSESLSTLCAHRGLLFVPPNVDRRTVELRLADNFIQALGPPDFRNMTGLVDLTLSRNAITRIGARAFGDLESLRSLHLDGNRLVELGAGSLRGPANLQHLILSGNQLGRIAPGAFDDFLGSLEDLDLSYNNLRQVPWAGIGAMPALHTLNLDHNLIDALPPGAFAQLSQLSRLDLTSNRLATLAPDPLFSRGRHAEASPAPLVLSFSGNPLHCNCELLWLRRLARPDDLETCASPPGLAGRYFWTVPEGEFSCEPPLIARHTQRLWVLEGQRATLRCRALGDPAPTMHWVGPDDRLVGNSSRARAFPNGTLEIGVTGSGDAGAYTCIATNPAGEATARVELRVLALPHGGNGSTEGGRPGPSDIAASARTAAEGEGTPELEPAVQVTEVTATSGLVSWGPGRPADPVWMFQLQYNSSEDETLIYRIVPASSHRFLLKHLVPGADYDLCLLALSPAAGPSDLTATRLLGCAHFSTLPATPLCHALQAHVLGGTLTVAVGGVLVAALLVFTVALLVRGRGAGNGRLPLKLSHVQSQTNGGPSPTPKAHPPRSPPPRPQRSCSLDLGDSGGCYGYARRLGGAWARRSHSVHGGLLGAGGRGAGGSAERLEESVV